CCAAGCTCTTCGCGCAAGGCCCAGAGCAGCGGGGTATCGGGATCAGCCGGACAATCGCGCTGCTGGCCGTTGACGGTGATGGTTGCCATGGCGGTTCCTTCAGATTTCCAGCGCGCGCGCGATGGGCAGGGCGCGAATGCGCAAGGCCCCGGCATCGGCAATGGCGTTGCACAGGGCAGGCGCGATGACCGGGGTGGACGCTTCCCCCACCGAACCGGGGCGCGTCCCGCCGGGGATGAGCGCCACTTCGATGGGCGGCACATCGGCCAGCAACGGCATGCGATAATCGCCGAAGTTTTCTGCCGTGGGGCGGCCATCGGCAAAGTGAACCTCGCCCCACAGCGCGGCTTGCAGACCGAAGACGATGCCGCCCGAAATCTGCCCTTCGGTGCTGACCGGATCGATCGCCAGCCCGCAATCGAACGCGCTGGCGATGCGGTTTATGGTCAAGGCCTTGCCCTTCACCGTCACTTCGGCGGCGATGGCGCAAAAGGTGTTGTCGGCATAGCTGAAGGCAATACCGCGCCCTTTGCCTTTACCTGTGCCGGGCTTGCGCGGTTTCCACCCGATCATGGCGGCGGCTTTTTCCAGCACGGCGCGGATGCGGGGCTGGTTTTCCAGCATGGCAAGGCGGAAGGCGAGCTGGTCCTGTCCGGTTGCAAAGGCCAGTTCATCGACGAAGGATTCGGCAAAGAAGGCATTCTGCGACATGGTGACCGAGCGCCAGAAGCCGACCGGGACGGTCAATTCGGTCTTGTGATATTCGATCAGTTTATGCGGGACGGCATAGGCACCATAGACAAGCTGCGCCGCCGCATTGGCATCTGCCAGACCTTCAAATCCGGGGAACGGGGCTTTGTTGTGATAGGCGGATATGGACTCGCCCGAAATGCGGCTGTGAATGGCGGTGGTACGGCCATCCTTGTCGAGCGCGGCGACCGAGCGGACGGCAAAGGCGGGGCGGAACTGGTCCATCGCGAAATCCTGTTCGCGGGTCCACACCGTCTTGACCAGGCGCCCCGGCGCAGCCTGTGCCGCCTGCACGGCGATACCGACGAAATCGGTGCCCCATTTGCGCCCGAAACCGCCGCCGAGGAACGTGACTTCGACACGGACCTTTTCCAGCGGGAGGCCGGTGAGTTTTGCGCCCACTTCGCGGCTGAGCGCGGGGTCTTGCAGCGGACCACGGATCAGCAGGCCATCGGCATCGATGCGCGCGGCGCAGCAGATGGGTTCCATGGTGGCGTGGGCAAGGTGCGGGACTTCATAAGCAGCTTCAAGCTTGCGCGCGGCGCTGGCGAGGGCTTCGAGCAGCTTGGGTTTGTCTGCGCGGTCAAGCTTGGGCGGGAAGACGCCGAGTTCGAGATTGGGGAACGGGGCGGGTTGCACCGTATCGAACGCGGCCTGCATTCCGGCGCGCAGGGATTCATCCGACAGCCCGGCAATGGGGCTGGCCGTGATATCGAGCGATACGGTTTGCGCGGCCTTGTGCGCGCGCCAGAACCGGTCGGCCAGAA
The nucleotide sequence above comes from Novosphingobium sp. SL115. Encoded proteins:
- a CDS encoding xanthine dehydrogenase family protein molybdopterin-binding subunit, whose translation is MTDSTAPLINLSRRGVLAALGIGAGGLLLGGPAAALAAADPAKPGAAQFGPMLSIAPDGAITLVVPSSEMGQGTQEALARIVAEDLDCDFAKVSVLLPWADPAFSNPAARRQLTANSMTVTGYFAALRTLGAGARAMLVQAAATRLGVAVETLSASAGQITGGPKPLSFADVAADAAKLPVPAKPALKDASQFKLIGGKTPRKDLHAKVTGTATFGIDVTEPNMLVAALVLAPHPEATFTAKGLDEARKLPGVVATAPVKGGIAILADRFWRAHKAAQTVSLDITASPIAGLSDESLRAGMQAAFDTVQPAPFPNLELGVFPPKLDRADKPKLLEALASAARKLEAAYEVPHLAHATMEPICCAARIDADGLLIRGPLQDPALSREVGAKLTGLPLEKVRVEVTFLGGGFGRKWGTDFVGIAVQAAQAAPGRLVKTVWTREQDFAMDQFRPAFAVRSVAALDKDGRTTAIHSRISGESISAYHNKAPFPGFEGLADANAAAQLVYGAYAVPHKLIEYHKTELTVPVGFWRSVTMSQNAFFAESFVDELAFATGQDQLAFRLAMLENQPRIRAVLEKAAAMIGWKPRKPGTGKGKGRGIAFSYADNTFCAIAAEVTVKGKALTINRIASAFDCGLAIDPVSTEGQISGGIVFGLQAALWGEVHFADGRPTAENFGDYRMPLLADVPPIEVALIPGGTRPGSVGEASTPVIAPALCNAIADAGALRIRALPIARALEI